From the Lathyrus oleraceus cultivar Zhongwan6 chromosome 3, CAAS_Psat_ZW6_1.0, whole genome shotgun sequence genome, the window AGGTCAGTTCTGGCATCTAGTAGTTTGAGAACTCTCCAGATTGTGGTTGCGGAGGATTGAACCGTGGTTCTGCTTATCAAGTCCAGTGCAAATTACCACGACCAATTATTGATTGATTTGAAATCATTTTAGGAATAATATAATAAATTGGTAGTATATTGATCAGATATGAATGAATGCATGTGTAGAAATAAATTCATATTGATAGTGTATAACGGTATACTGTAACTCACATTGATAGTATACAGCGGAGTACCAATTAAATTGAAGTTGGTACCGGTAGTACTACATTACCTAAGATTCCAATTTCACCATGTTATCATTAACTGCCATTCATTAATTTGTTACTGTAGTGTTATTGAACTCTCATTATCAATGAAATAGTGCTCTTTCCCACTAGCCTACTACTCTTATTCTGTTATGAACTCTGAGGCACCGAGTGAAAAAGGAGTGTCCGTGTTAATGTTGGATACCGACAATGACACTTGTAATTACATTTAATTTATTCATCTTTTTAAATTATTATCGGTGTTGATGTGTCAGAGCCAGTGTCGTGTCTGGTGTCCATATCTATGTTCGTGCTTTATAGGTTATTTCGTGCTTCATAGGTTATGAATGTTGTGAGAGTAAAAATGGAGCCTCATTAATGAATGCAACAAATGAAATCAAAGACCCAAAAGGAAAAAGAGAAAGGGATACATGCATACTACATAAATACAAACATAAACAAAATGTAAAGGAATTTAACCAACCTCTAAGAGCATTAGCCAAATTGCCATTGGAAATGAAATCActtatcaaaagcttttcatCATGAGCCCAATAATAAGCTCTCAACTTCACAATATTCGGATGTTTCACTTTCCCAATAGCTTGAACTTCAGCAGCAAACTCCTTATACCTTTGTTCACCACCTTCCCCTAATCTCCTCACAGCCACAGGAACACCATTTCCAAGCACTACCTTATACACAATCCCTAACCCACTTTTCCCTAACACATATGCGGAAGCTCTTAATAACTCATCAAGTTCAAAGCTAAAACCTTTATCAATTGCCACCAATTCTCCTTCTCCTTCACCTTCCCCTCTACCACCACCTTCTCTTCCTCCTTTCTCACTCTCTTCGATGTCCGAATCATCACTCTTAAACCCCTTAACACACCCTAAAGACAAACAAAAACAGCAGAAACTTGATTTTTCATTATTTCCACTGCCACCAAATTTCCTCTTCAAGGTACAACTACACCCATTGGAGTTATCTTTCTTTTTCCAATACACATAGACAACAAGAAGCCCAATTAAAGCTACTCCAGCAGCATCAGCTACTGTTATAATAATAATTAAACCGGGACTCAACCCTTTCTTAGACCGGTTCACATGTTGTCGAGCTGAACCAGGACTAGTCCCTGGTTCACTCGGAGCGGAACCGGTGCACTGTTTTTGCAGAGGAAACCCGCATAGTTTCGGATTATTAAGAAACGCGGTGGGTCCCTGGTTCGAAAACGACCCCGTTTGAGGAATTTCTCCACTTAGATCGTTGCTGCGAAGGTCGAAGCTAACCGTCACCGGCAACTTTCCTAGAGACTTGGGAACTTTACCTGATAGATGGTTGAATGAGAGGTTTAGGGTTCCGGTGAGAGAGTTAAGGTAGCCAATTTCGTCTGGAATCGAACCTTCCAGAAGATTCGCAGAAAGGTCCAGCTGAACTAGATTCTTAAGCTTCATCCATGGAGTCACCGGAATGTCGCCGGAGAAATTATTCCTCGCGAGGATGAGCCGCTGGAGTTGTGCACAGTTTCCGAGAGACTCCGGGATTGTGCCGGCGAGTGAATTTTCGGAGAGGTCAATGTTTTGGAGACGGGGAAGATTGCAGACGGAGGGAGAGAGATTACCGGAGAGGTTATTCCCATGGAGGAAGATGCTGTGGAGGGAGGTAGCATTGAAAAGCTGAACAGGAATGGAGCCATGGAAGAGGTTAGTATGGAGACTCAAGCGGCGGAGATAGATTAAGTTTCCAAGCTCCGACGGGAGGTAACCACGAAGGCCTTTCCCGGCGAGACCTATACCGACGACACGAGCTTCCGACTCACCGGAGATGTTTGCACAACTAATGCCGGACCAGTGACACGGGGTAAGGTCGTCTTCATTCCAATCAGAAAATGCGGC encodes:
- the LOC127127400 gene encoding receptor protein kinase-like protein ZAR1, whose protein sequence is MIYTFFIALLFYFHPVVSLSSDGLALLTLKSAVNGDGAAAFSDWNEDDLTPCHWSGISCANISGESEARVVGIGLAGKGLRGYLPSELGNLIYLRRLSLHTNLFHGSIPVQLFNATSLHSIFLHGNNLSGNLSPSVCNLPRLQNIDLSENSLAGTIPESLGNCAQLQRLILARNNFSGDIPVTPWMKLKNLVQLDLSANLLEGSIPDEIGYLNSLTGTLNLSFNHLSGKVPKSLGKLPVTVSFDLRSNDLSGEIPQTGSFSNQGPTAFLNNPKLCGFPLQKQCTGSAPSEPGTSPGSARQHVNRSKKGLSPGLIIIITVADAAGVALIGLLVVYVYWKKKDNSNGCSCTLKRKFGGSGNNEKSSFCCFCLSLGCVKGFKSDDSDIEESEKGGREGGGRGEGEGEGELVAIDKGFSFELDELLRASAYVLGKSGLGIVYKVVLGNGVPVAVRRLGEGGEQRYKEFAAEVQAIGKVKHPNIVKLRAYYWAHDEKLLISDFISNGNLANALRGRNGQPSPNLSWSIRLRIVKGTARGLAYLHECSPRKFVHGDLKPSNILLDADFQPLISDFGLNRLISITGNNPSTGGFMGGALPYLKSSQTERINNYKAPEARVPGCRPTQKWDVYSFGVVLLELLTGKSPDSSPGASTSVEVPDLVRWVKKGFEQESPLSEMVDPSLLQEIHAKKEVLAVFHVALSCTEGDPEVRPRMKTVSDNLERI